CCGTGCCGCGCGGCGTTGGCGAGCAGGTTGAACAGCACCCGCTCCAGGCGCCGCGGGTCGGTCGTCACCTCGGACTCGTGGACGACCCGCACGACGATCTCCGGGTCCTTGGCGGCCACCCGCCGGGCCACGAACTCGCCGAGCAGGATGTCCTGCAGCTCGGCCCGCTCCGAGGCGCTGTCCAGGCGGGCCACCTCCAGCACGTCCTCGACCAGCGTGCGCATCGCCTTGGCCCGGTCCAGCACCAGCTCGGTGGGTCGGCCCGGCGGCAGCAGCTCGGCGGCCGTCAGCAGCCCCGTCACCGGGGTGCGCAGCTCGTGCGCGATGTCCGCGGTGACCCGCCGCTCGGCCTCCAGCCGCTGCCGCAGCGCGTCCGCCATGGCGTCCACGGCCCGCGCGAGATCGTCGGTCTCGTCCCGTACGACACCGCCGATCGCCTCCCGCACCCGTACGTCGGTCTCGCCCCGGGCGACCTCGTTCGCCGCGGCCGCCGCCTTGCGCAGCCGCCCGGACAGCTGCCCGCCGATCAGCACACCGAGCGCGCTGCCGCCGAGGACGACCGCGATGGAGCCGATGACCAGGGCCTGGTCCAGGTCGTTCATCACGCCAAGGGACCGGTCGGGGAAGTGGCTGTGCCAGGAGAGCACATGCCCGTCCTTGGCGGGTACGGCGGCCCAGATGTCCGGCGGCTTCGAGCCGTGGTCGGAGACGTCGCTGGCCCGCCGCCCGGCCGCGACCTTCTGCCGCAGCGCGCGCGGCAGCGCCGGGTCGTCGATCTTGATGTCGGGGAAGTTGGTCCGCCCGTACAGCTCGTAGTTGCGCTGGGCCAGCAGGACCCGGTCGTTGGCCAGGTCGCGCGCGTTGTCCAGCATGGAGACCCGGGCCGCGTTGTGCACGACCAGGCTCAGCGCGACCGCCACGAGCCCGGCCACCAGCGCGATCGCCGCGCTCAGCTTCCATCTGATCCCGGTGTGCAGGCCCACGCGCTCCATGCGCCGGACCGGGTGGCGAAGAAACCCCCGCATGCCGCAGCTCCGTTCAGGCCTTCAGTTTGTAGCCGAAGCCACGGACGGTCTCGATGCGGTCCTGGCCGATCTTCTGCCGCAGCCGCTGCACATGCACGTCGACCACCCGGGTGTCGCCGCCCCAGCCGTAGTCCCACACCCGCTCCAGGAGCTTGTCGCGGGAGAGGACCGAGCCCGGCGCGGAGGAGAACTCCAGCAGCAGCCGCATCTCGGTGGGGGTGAGCGCCACCGGCTCACCGGCCCGGCGCACCTCCATGCCGTCGGTGTCGATCCGCAGATCACCGAAGGTCAGGGTGGAGCCGTCCTGCACCGCGGAACCGGTCTCCTCCGGGTGGTGGGAGCCGCCCGCGTGCCCGAAGCGGCGCAGCACCGCCCGGATCCGGGCGACCAGCACGGCACCGTCGAACGGCTTGGTCACGTAGTCGTCCGCACCCGCCTCCAGGCCGAGGACGACGTCGATGGAGTCGGCGCGCGCCGACAGCATGATCACCGGCACGGTCGACTCGTCCCGGATCCGCCGGCACAGACTGACGCCGTCCAGCCCCGGGACCATGACGTCGAGCAGGGCGATGTCGGGGCGGTTCGCCCGGAACGCCGCCAGGCCCGACAGGCCGTCGGGCATGGCCGTGACCGCGAAGCCGTCCCGCTCCAGCGCGAGCTGGGTGGCCTCGCGGATGACGTCGTCGTCCTCGACGAACAGAACGTGGGTCTGGTCTGCCATCCCGGGTGCTCTCTGTCCTCGTAACGGTGCTGGTCGTGATGTGGGGCGCGCCCGGTCAGTTGTCCGGCACGGGCGACGGAACCTCGCCGGCCGACTTGCTGTACTCGTTGCGCACGCTCTTGCCGGGCGCGAACCGTCCCGTCTTCCAGGTGTACGGCGTCACGATCTCACCGGACGGGCTGGAGATGGGATCGCCCTTCTCGTAATACTGCCTCGTCACCGAGAGCCGCCCCTGGTCGATCTCCGCGTAGACCGGGGACTCCTCGGTCCGGAAGACGTTCTTGAAGACGCCGGACTGCTCCCGGTACACGTACGAGCCGATCCCGACCGCGTCGGCGCAGGTCAGCACGTTGACCACCACGTCGTCCACCGAGTTGCCGGTCAGATCGCCGTACGAGACGTCCACCGGGTACTCGTCGCCGCTGCACGGCTTCAGCTCCCGCTTGACCGCGGCCGAGACGGCCGGGTCCTGCTTGAGCAGCCGTACGGCGTCCACCTTCCGGTACTTGTCCGGATCGGACGGCGACGGCGAGGGGGAGGCGACGGCCCCGGCCACCGCCGAGGCGTGTGCCGGGCCCTCGTCCCGCGCCCCCATGCCGCCCGTGCCGCACGCCGCGGCGAAAAGGGCGAGGGCGGTGACCGAGGCCACCGCCGCGATCACCGCCAGCAAACTCCCGCGGGCCGGTTCCGGCCCGGGCCCGGTCAGGCCGCGCAACGCTCCCGCTCCTCACGCTCCAGCGCCCGTGCGTCCAGGTCGCGGGCCTCCAGCTCCTCACGGAGCCGGGCGAGCGCCCGGTGCAGTGTGCTCTTGACCGTACCGGCCGACATGCCGAGGGCCGCGGCCGTCTCCTCCGTGGACATCTGCTCCCAGTGTCGCAGCACCACGACGCTGCGCTGCTTGGGTGCGAGGACTTTCAGGACGTCCATCAGCAGGGCGCGGTCGGCGTGCTGCTCGGTGGAGTCGTCCACGCAGGCGTCCGGCAGCTGCTCGGTGGGGACCTCCTCCAGCTTGCGCGCCCGCCACCACTCGGTCCGCGTGTTGATCATGACCCGGCGCAGATAGGCGTCGGCGAGCCGCTTGTCGGCGATGCCGTCCCAGCGGCCGTACGTCCGTACCAGCGCGGTCTGCAGCAGGTCCTGGGCGTCGACGGGGTCCGGCACCAGTCGACGCGCACTGCGCAGCAGCGCGTCCTGCCGGGTGCGGACGTACTCCTCGAATTCGAGCACCTCGCCCTGGGCCATGTTCAACCGCCTCCGTTCCCCGTGTGCTCCGGCTCCCCGCCGAAGTCCCGCCGTCCTGCTGTCCGTCCCGGTGGTCCGCCGGGCACGAACAAGAAGGTAGGCAGTTGTTGTCACGAGGCTGTGCGCACCAGCCTGCGGCTAGCAATCGGCTATCCGTCGGTTGTGTAACGGACGTAGGAAGCGGGTAAAGAGGCGGGTTCTTATGTCCGGTTATGAGGCTTTTGTTGCAGGTTACTTGGCCGCGAGCCTCCGTAACAGAGGTGCCCCCGCTGTGATCTGGCTGGGCGTCAGGTCAGCGGCAGCCGGTACAGGCCGCCCGGCAGCGGCTCCACCAGACCGTCGGTGACGAGCCCGTCGAGCGCGCGGGCCCGCTGCACCGGCTCGTGCCACACCCGGTCCAGCACCGCCTGCGGCACCGGCGCGTGCGCCTCCCGCAGCACGGCCAGCAGCTTGCCGCGCACCTGCCGGTCGGTGCCGGCGTACGTCTGCCCCCGGCGCGGCGGCCCCTGGTGCTCCGGCTTGCCGGCCAGCCGCCAGGCGCACTGCGCGGCGATCGGACAGCGCGCGCAGCCCTCGTTCTTCGCCGTGCACACCAGCGCGCCCAGCTCCATGGAGGCGGCGGCCCAGCGCGCGGCCGTCGACTCCTCCTCGGGCAGCAGCTCGCGGGCGAGGCGCCGCTCGGCCGCCGTGGTCGCGTTCGGCGGGTACTGCACCCCCGTCACCGCCCGCGCCAGCACCCGTCGCACATTCGTGTCCAGCACGGGATGCCGCTGCCCGTACGCGAACGAGGCCACCGCGGCGGCCGTGTACTCGCCGATGCCGGGCAGCGCGAGCAGCTGCGCGTGCTCCGTCGGTACGTCCCCGCCGTGCCGCTCCGTTATGGCGACCGCGGCGCCGTGCAGCCGCAGCGCACGGCGCGGATAGCCGAGCCGGCCCCAGGCCCGCACCGCCTCGCCGGGAGCCTCCTTCGCCAGGTCGGCGGGGCGCGGCCAGCGGGCGAGCCACTGTTCGTAGACGGGCAGCACCCGGTTCACCGGGGTCTGCTGGAGCATGAACTCGCTGACCATCACCCCCCAGGCGCCCGCCTCCGGGCGGCGCCAGGGGAGGTCGCGGGCGTGGGTGTCGAACCAGGCGATCACGGGGGCGTGGAGCTTCTCAGTCATGGCCTTCCGATCCTGCCACGCCGCGCCGGGTGGCGCGGGTGACGGCGCGGTCACCGAGCGTGCCGGGAAGTGAAGAACCGTGCCTGCCGGGGCAGTTGCCGGGATGATGATCCGGAAAAGTTGCCGCGCGCACGGCGGGTGGCGCAAGGCCGCGCGCCGATCTCTCGTAGAGTTTGGGCGTGGGATCTCTGCGCAATCCGGTCGGGCCGCTTCCCTCCTCCATCTACTGGCGTCGGAGGGCCATCCTGCTGTCGGTGGTCGCCGTGGTGGCGCTGCTGATCGCCTGGTTCGTCACCGCCGGGGGCGGGGGCGGCAAGAAGGGCACCAGCGCGTCCGGCGGCAAGAATCCCGCGAACACCATCACGCCCGGTCCGTCCGGGTCGGGCCCCGCCTACAGCCAACACCCCGGCGGGCGCGACGAGTCGGGGGGCTCGGACTCCGGTTCGGGGTCGGGTTCCGGTTCCGCTTCCGGTGACGGCGGGGGCTCGGGTTCCGCTTCCGGTTCCGACAACGGCGGTGCGGGCACGGGCGGTTCGGGTGCCGGCTCGGCCGCCGGCGGCGGGGTCGTCGCGGGCGACGCCCTCCCCGGCTCCTCCCCGCTGCCCGACTGCACGGCCGGGGCGGTGTCGCTGAGCCTGCGGAGTCTGCGCAACTCCTACTCGCCCGACCAGACGCCGACCTTCGAACTCACCGCGAAGAACGGCTCGTCCGCCGACTGCAAGGTCAACCTCGGTCCGAAGAACGCGGTGCTGACGATCACCCCCGCGGACACCGACGACGCGTTCTGGTCGTCCGCCGACTGCCCCAAGGGCGCGGGCAACCTGCCGTTCCGGGTGCCGGCCGGCAAGAGCATCACGTACACCGTGCAGTGGGACCGCCGCCCGAGCGCCGCCCACTGCGCGACGCCGTCCGGCGGCCCGGCGAAGGCGGGCACGTACCTGCTGGAGGCCAAGACCCCGGGCTACGGGAAGCTGACGGCGTCGTTCGTGCTGTCGGCGGACTAGGACTCGGCGGCCGGGCGGCCGCGTCGGGCTGGCCCGGCCGCGTCGGGGCCGTGGCGGGCGGGAACCGCGCCGCGCCCGCCGGTCACGGCACTAGACGTACCGCTCCAGGATCGAGGACTCGGCCAGGCGGGACAGGCCCTCGCGGACGCTCCTCGCCCGCGCCTCGCCCACGCCGTCCACCGTCTGGAGGTCGTCCACGCTCGCGGCCAGCAACTTCTGGAGCCCGCCGAAGTGTTCGACCAGCCGGTCGATGATCGCGCCGGGCAGCCGCGGCACCTTGGCCAGCAGCCGGAAGCCCCGCGGGGACACCGCGGAGTCGAGCGTCTCGGGCGAACCGGTGTAGCCCAACGCCCGTGCCACCGTGCCGACTTCGATCAGTTCCGCCTGGGTGAGCGCGTCCAGCTCGGCCAGGGCCTGCTCCACCGTGCGGGAACGCTTAGCCGTCGGCTCGGGCACGTAGTCCCGCACCACCAGCTCCCGGTCCGGCTCGACCCCCGCGATCAACTCCTCCAGCTGGAGGGCGAGAAGGCGGCCGTCGGTGCCCAGCTCCACCACGTACTCGGCGATCTCGGTGGCGATCCGCCGGACCATCTCCAGGCGCTGCGCGACGGCGGACACGTCCCGCACCGTCACCAGGTCCTCGATCTCCAGCGCCGACAGCGTGCCCGCCACCTCGTCCAGGCGCAGCTTGTACCGCTCCAGCGTGGCCAGCGCCTGGTTCGCGCGGGAGAGGATCGCCGCGGAGTCCTCCAGGACGCGGCGCTGACCGTCGACGTAGAGCGCGATCAGCCGCATCGACTGGGAGACCGAGACCACCGGGAAGCCGACCTGCTTGCTCACCCGGTCCGCCGTGCGGTGCCGGGTGCCCGTCTCCTCCGTGGGGATCGTCGGGTCCGGGACCAGCTGGACGCCCGCGCGCAGGATCTTCGACAGGTCCGACGACAGCACGATGCCGCCGTCCAGCTTGCACAGCTCCCGCAGCCGGGTCGCGGTGAACTCCACGTCCAGCACGAACCCGCCCGTGCACATCGCCTCGACGGTCTTGTCGGAGCCGAGCACGATCAGTCCGCCGGTGTTGCCGCGCAGCACGCGCTCCAGGCCGTCCCGCATGGCCGTACCGGGTGCCACGGCGCTCAGCGAGGCGCGCATCAGGCCATCGGAACCGGCACTCCCACCGGACTTTCCGGGAGCTGCTGCCCGGTCGTTGGCTGCCACTGCACTCCTCCGGTCGCAGGTTCTGACGCGCTCCCGTACCCGCACGCGGTTCGTACGGACGGGCGAGACCTGGGCAAAGTCTACCGGCGGTCCTCCGCCTCCCGTGGGGCCTCTCGGCGACGGGAGCGGGGCAGGACCCGCAGCGCATCTCCCATGTCGGCGACTTCCAGCACCTTCATCCCCGGCGGGATCTTCCCCGGATCGCCCGGCACCAGGGCATGCGTGAAGCCCAGCCGGTGCGCCTCGGCGAGTCTGCGCTGCACGCCCGTGACCCGCCTCACCTCGCCCGCCAGTCCCACCTCGCCGATGGCGACCAGGTTCTTCGGCAGCGGGGTGTCGCTCGCCGCGGAGGCCAGCGCGAGGGCGATCGCCAGGTCGGCGGCCGGTTCGGACAGCTTCACCCCGCCGACCGTCGCC
This Streptomyces misionensis DNA region includes the following protein-coding sequences:
- the cseC gene encoding two-component system sensor histidine kinase CseC; the encoded protein is MRGFLRHPVRRMERVGLHTGIRWKLSAAIALVAGLVAVALSLVVHNAARVSMLDNARDLANDRVLLAQRNYELYGRTNFPDIKIDDPALPRALRQKVAAGRRASDVSDHGSKPPDIWAAVPAKDGHVLSWHSHFPDRSLGVMNDLDQALVIGSIAVVLGGSALGVLIGGQLSGRLRKAAAAANEVARGETDVRVREAIGGVVRDETDDLARAVDAMADALRQRLEAERRVTADIAHELRTPVTGLLTAAELLPPGRPTELVLDRAKAMRTLVEDVLEVARLDSASERAELQDILLGEFVARRVAAKDPEIVVRVVHESEVTTDPRRLERVLFNLLANAARHGRPPIEVSVEGRVIRVRDHGPGFPEELLAEGPSRFRTGSKDRAGKGHGLGLTIAAGQARVLGARLTFRNIRPVGTPAHLPAEGAVAVLWLPEHAPTNTGSYPMLPLSGSTG
- the cseB gene encoding two-component system response regulator CseB, with protein sequence MADQTHVLFVEDDDVIREATQLALERDGFAVTAMPDGLSGLAAFRANRPDIALLDVMVPGLDGVSLCRRIRDESTVPVIMLSARADSIDVVLGLEAGADDYVTKPFDGAVLVARIRAVLRRFGHAGGSHHPEETGSAVQDGSTLTFGDLRIDTDGMEVRRAGEPVALTPTEMRLLLEFSSAPGSVLSRDKLLERVWDYGWGGDTRVVDVHVQRLRQKIGQDRIETVRGFGYKLKA
- a CDS encoding A/G-specific adenine glycosylase, whose protein sequence is MTEKLHAPVIAWFDTHARDLPWRRPEAGAWGVMVSEFMLQQTPVNRVLPVYEQWLARWPRPADLAKEAPGEAVRAWGRLGYPRRALRLHGAAVAITERHGGDVPTEHAQLLALPGIGEYTAAAVASFAYGQRHPVLDTNVRRVLARAVTGVQYPPNATTAAERRLARELLPEEESTAARWAAASMELGALVCTAKNEGCARCPIAAQCAWRLAGKPEHQGPPRRGQTYAGTDRQVRGKLLAVLREAHAPVPQAVLDRVWHEPVQRARALDGLVTDGLVEPLPGGLYRLPLT
- the disA gene encoding DNA integrity scanning diadenylate cyclase DisA; this translates as MAANDRAAAPGKSGGSAGSDGLMRASLSAVAPGTAMRDGLERVLRGNTGGLIVLGSDKTVEAMCTGGFVLDVEFTATRLRELCKLDGGIVLSSDLSKILRAGVQLVPDPTIPTEETGTRHRTADRVSKQVGFPVVSVSQSMRLIALYVDGQRRVLEDSAAILSRANQALATLERYKLRLDEVAGTLSALEIEDLVTVRDVSAVAQRLEMVRRIATEIAEYVVELGTDGRLLALQLEELIAGVEPDRELVVRDYVPEPTAKRSRTVEQALAELDALTQAELIEVGTVARALGYTGSPETLDSAVSPRGFRLLAKVPRLPGAIIDRLVEHFGGLQKLLAASVDDLQTVDGVGEARARSVREGLSRLAESSILERYV
- a CDS encoding SigE family RNA polymerase sigma factor, which codes for MAQGEVLEFEEYVRTRQDALLRSARRLVPDPVDAQDLLQTALVRTYGRWDGIADKRLADAYLRRVMINTRTEWWRARKLEEVPTEQLPDACVDDSTEQHADRALLMDVLKVLAPKQRSVVVLRHWEQMSTEETAAALGMSAGTVKSTLHRALARLREELEARDLDARALEREERERCAA